The following proteins are encoded in a genomic region of Deltaproteobacteria bacterium:
- the feoB gene encoding ferrous iron transport protein B, with translation MNATLALMGNPNSGKTTLFNALTGARQHVGNYPGITVEKREGRLALGGLDINVVDLPGTYSLTAYSQDELVARDFLVNKRPDAVVAVLDATNLERSLYLVTQILELGTPLIIALNMMDEVRRKGVGIDTARLAAMLDTPILELVARTGEGCDTLLGEAARLVHGPKKRAPLHISYGRDLDETLEKMQDIIEAACFLENRYPARWLALKYLENDPAILLQGAAEPETHERLLGATHSLAAHCRKTLNADPEALIADYRYGYITALLKDGIVTRPDTQTRRDFTDKLDAVLTHRLAGPVLMFAIIYAMFMLTFSLGEYPMGLLESFFGWLGDTATNLLPEGLVASLVVSGVIDGVGGVLGFTPLIMVMFFFLSFLEDSGYMARMAYMLDRVFRMFGLHGCSVMPFIISGGIPGGCAVPGVMAARTLRSPREKIATVLTAPFLSCGAKVPVFLLLAAAFFPGSGAAALFWITAAGWVAALLAARVLRSTLIRGEATPFVMELPPYRLPTLRGLCLHTWERVWQYVKKAGTVILAISILLWAAMTFPGPSAERTAMFEAQRAAIQAPSWDNDAARVDALAAIDNAEVQDALRVSVAGRVGTALEPVSAPLGFDWRTNIALLGGFAAKEVIVSTLGTAYSLGEVDPEDSGGLSARLVADPAWNMWTAVSLIAFVLLYAPCFVTVAVIGREIGWRWAAFSVGFNTALAYVVSMGIYQVGIAL, from the coding sequence ATGAACGCGACCCTGGCCCTCATGGGCAATCCCAATTCCGGCAAGACAACCCTGTTCAACGCCCTGACCGGGGCCCGTCAGCATGTGGGCAACTATCCCGGCATCACCGTGGAAAAGCGCGAGGGACGGTTGGCATTGGGTGGCCTGGACATCAATGTGGTCGATCTTCCGGGCACGTACTCCCTGACCGCGTACAGCCAGGACGAGCTGGTGGCCCGTGATTTCCTGGTGAACAAGCGGCCGGACGCGGTGGTGGCCGTGCTCGATGCCACCAATCTCGAACGGTCCCTGTACCTGGTGACCCAGATTCTGGAATTGGGAACGCCCCTGATCATCGCCTTGAACATGATGGACGAGGTCCGGCGCAAGGGGGTTGGCATCGACACGGCCCGGCTCGCGGCCATGCTCGACACGCCCATTCTTGAATTGGTGGCCCGCACCGGCGAGGGATGCGACACGTTGTTGGGCGAAGCGGCGAGGCTCGTTCACGGTCCGAAAAAACGGGCCCCGTTGCATATTTCCTACGGCCGCGATCTCGATGAAACCCTGGAGAAAATGCAGGACATCATCGAAGCCGCCTGCTTTCTGGAAAACCGGTATCCGGCGCGGTGGCTGGCCCTGAAGTATCTGGAGAACGATCCGGCGATTCTTCTCCAGGGCGCGGCCGAGCCCGAGACCCACGAGCGGCTGCTGGGCGCGACACATTCCCTGGCCGCGCACTGTCGTAAAACCCTGAACGCCGACCCCGAGGCTCTCATCGCCGATTATCGTTACGGATACATCACGGCCCTCCTCAAGGACGGTATCGTCACCCGGCCGGACACCCAGACCCGGCGCGATTTCACGGACAAGCTCGACGCGGTCCTGACCCACCGTCTGGCCGGTCCGGTGCTGATGTTCGCCATCATCTACGCGATGTTCATGCTGACCTTTTCCCTGGGCGAGTATCCCATGGGATTGCTGGAAAGCTTTTTTGGCTGGCTGGGCGACACGGCCACGAATCTTTTGCCCGAGGGGTTGGTCGCGTCCCTGGTTGTTTCGGGCGTCATCGACGGCGTCGGCGGAGTGCTCGGCTTCACGCCGCTGATCATGGTTATGTTTTTCTTCCTCTCCTTTCTGGAGGACTCGGGCTACATGGCCCGCATGGCCTACATGCTCGACCGGGTTTTTCGCATGTTCGGCCTGCACGGTTGTTCGGTCATGCCGTTCATCATTTCCGGCGGCATTCCCGGCGGTTGCGCCGTGCCCGGCGTCATGGCCGCGCGCACCCTGCGCAGTCCCAGGGAAAAAATCGCCACGGTCCTGACCGCGCCATTCTTGAGCTGCGGCGCCAAGGTTCCGGTTTTTCTTCTTTTGGCTGCGGCCTTTTTTCCGGGTTCCGGCGCCGCCGCCTTGTTTTGGATCACCGCCGCCGGCTGGGTCGCGGCCCTGCTCGCGGCCCGCGTCCTGCGCTCGACCCTGATCCGGGGCGAGGCCACGCCCTTTGTCATGGAATTACCACCGTATCGCCTGCCCACCTTGCGCGGGTTGTGCCTGCACACCTGGGAGCGGGTCTGGCAGTACGTCAAAAAGGCTGGCACCGTCATCCTGGCCATTTCCATCCTGCTTTGGGCGGCCATGACCTTTCCCGGGCCGTCGGCGGAGCGGACCGCCATGTTCGAGGCCCAGCGCGCCGCCATCCAGGCCCCATCCTGGGACAATGACGCCGCCAGGGTGGACGCCCTGGCCGCCATCGACAATGCCGAGGTCCAGGACGCCCTGCGCGTGTCCGTGGCCGGGCGCGTCGGCACGGCCCTGGAGCCCGTGTCCGCGCCGCTGGGGTTCGATTGGCGGACGAATATCGCCCTGCTGGGCGGGTTCGCGGCCAAGGAAGTCATCGTGTCCACCCTGGGCACGGCCTATTCCCTGGGCGAGGTCGATCCCGAGGACAGCGGCGGCCTGTCGGCCCGGCTGGTCGCGGACCCGGCCTGGAACATGTGGACGGCGGTCAGCCTTATCGCCTTTGTCCTGCTCTATGCGCCGTGCTTCGTGACCGTGGCCGTCATCGGCCGGGAAATCGGGTGGCGCTGGGCCGCGTTCTCCGTGGGCTTCAACACGGCCCTGGCCTACGTGGTGTCCATGGGTATTTATCAGGTTGGCATCGCGCTGTAG
- the grpE gene encoding nucleotide exchange factor GrpE: MSHKENEAQAPDEVLAEGATAEETPEPTLEEKYAQALADIDELKKENLRVLADSENFKKRLLREKEEYFKFATSAILEEIIPVIDNLDLALAHGKQSEACKDLVTGVEMTMKIFLDTMKKHGLEQIADLDVPFDPARHEAMSQVERDDLDENTVCQMLQKGYMLKERLLRPAKVMVSRKAGA, encoded by the coding sequence ATGTCCCATAAGGAAAACGAGGCCCAGGCCCCGGACGAAGTGCTCGCCGAGGGAGCGACGGCCGAAGAAACCCCGGAACCCACCCTGGAGGAAAAATACGCCCAGGCCCTGGCCGATATCGACGAACTGAAAAAAGAAAACCTGCGCGTCCTGGCAGACAGTGAAAATTTCAAGAAGCGCCTGCTGCGGGAAAAAGAAGAGTATTTCAAATTCGCGACATCCGCCATCCTGGAGGAAATCATCCCGGTCATCGACAACCTCGATCTGGCCCTGGCCCATGGCAAGCAGTCCGAAGCCTGCAAGGATCTGGTCACGGGCGTCGAAATGACCATGAAAATCTTCCTCGACACCATGAAAAAGCATGGTCTGGAACAAATCGCGGATTTAGACGTGCCTTTCGATCCGGCCCGGCATGAGGCCATGAGCCAGGTCGAACGCGACGACCTGGACGAAAACACGGTCTGCCAGATGCTCCAAAAAGGGTATATGCTGAAAGAACGCCTGCTGCGTCCGGCCAAGGTCATGGTCAGCCGCAAGGCAGGAGCCTGA
- a CDS encoding ferrous iron transport protein A, with protein MTTTLSLRAMQVDQTGVIAAVNATGELGRRIRDMGLVPGTPVTVIGRAPLKDPVALRLRDFTLTLRSNEADFIVVGVDPLEDRP; from the coding sequence ATGACCACAACGCTTTCACTTCGAGCCATGCAGGTGGATCAAACCGGCGTCATCGCGGCGGTCAACGCCACGGGTGAATTGGGGCGGCGCATCCGCGACATGGGCCTTGTGCCCGGAACACCGGTGACCGTGATTGGGCGCGCTCCCTTGAAGGACCCGGTGGCCCTGCGCCTGCGCGATTTCACCCTGACCCTGCGCAGCAATGAAGCCGATTTCATTGTCGTTGGCGTGGATCCGCTGGAGGACCGGCCGTGA
- a CDS encoding transporter substrate-binding domain-containing protein has protein sequence MRQFLCSSGRVVMALVGIVFAMVVVFSPPARAARPVMRIDYPEFWPFFVREADGGMSGFFYEIVTTALDEMEIATVWKAFPWGRCQANVQSGEADAMVTAPTEERLLYTVTHDDPFYRKELKIFTRADHPRRRFIDGIRTIEDIRMAGLSVITYVGNGWNEKNIAARGVTTFTTPHLSNVWRMLDHKRGDIVIEWPGAAWADIRAVGAERTVVETGVTLDSMPFHLLVRKSSPHAGRLAEFNRIILRMHRDGTVRRMVDAYIQTSR, from the coding sequence ATGCGTCAATTTTTGTGTTCATCCGGCCGCGTGGTCATGGCCTTGGTTGGAATCGTGTTCGCGATGGTCGTGGTGTTTTCGCCGCCGGCGCGCGCGGCGCGACCTGTCATGCGCATCGATTATCCGGAGTTCTGGCCCTTTTTTGTCCGCGAGGCGGATGGCGGGATGTCTGGCTTTTTTTATGAGATCGTGACCACGGCCCTGGATGAAATGGAGATCGCGACCGTCTGGAAGGCCTTTCCCTGGGGGCGTTGCCAGGCCAATGTCCAAAGCGGCGAGGCCGACGCCATGGTCACGGCGCCCACCGAGGAGCGCCTTCTGTACACCGTCACCCACGACGATCCGTTTTATCGCAAGGAACTCAAGATTTTTACCCGCGCCGACCATCCCCGGCGGCGGTTCATCGATGGCATCCGGACCATCGAGGATATCCGCATGGCCGGCCTTTCGGTCATCACCTATGTCGGCAATGGGTGGAACGAAAAGAACATTGCCGCCCGTGGCGTGACGACGTTCACCACGCCCCATCTGTCCAACGTCTGGCGCATGCTCGACCACAAGCGTGGCGACATCGTTATCGAGTGGCCCGGAGCGGCCTGGGCGGATATCCGGGCGGTGGGGGCGGAACGGACGGTTGTTGAAACCGGGGTGACACTTGATTCCATGCCGTTCCATCTGCTGGTCCGCAAATCCTCGCCCCACGCTGGCCGTCTCGCCGAATTCAACCGCATTATCCTGCGCATGCACCGGGATGGCACGGTCCGGCGCATGGTGGACGCCTACATCCAAACTTCCAGATAG
- a CDS encoding CoA-binding protein: protein MAQTVAVLGASHKPERYSNQAVRMLLEYGHNVIPVTPGRKEIEGLPVAPTLADIGRPVDTLTLYVGPERSAQLLDAIVALKPGRVILNPGTESEPLQAVLDQAGIPWQHACTLVLLRTGQFEE from the coding sequence GTGGCCCAGACCGTGGCCGTACTCGGGGCCAGTCACAAACCCGAGCGGTATTCCAACCAGGCCGTACGCATGCTCCTGGAATACGGACATAACGTCATCCCGGTCACACCGGGGCGCAAGGAAATCGAAGGCCTGCCCGTGGCCCCGACCCTGGCCGACATCGGCCGGCCCGTGGATACCCTGACCCTTTACGTCGGACCGGAACGCAGCGCCCAACTTCTGGACGCCATCGTGGCCTTGAAACCCGGCCGGGTCATCCTCAATCCGGGCACGGAATCCGAGCCCTTGCAAGCAGTCCTGGACCAGGCCGGCATCCCCTGGCAGCATGCCTGCACCCTGGTTTTGCTGCGCACCGGACAATTCGAGGAATAA